A part of Paraburkholderia largidicola genomic DNA contains:
- a CDS encoding ornithine cyclodeaminase family protein, producing MMTALPLAVDEQAVRAALPALDVRRALSAMFRALASAGAVQPPQSLTLFPNGAGDFITYLGVLADAKVFGAKLSPYIVTGAKPVITAWTALMSMETGQPLMWCDAALLTTERTAGTTALAVDQLAPADAKRLSIIGAGAVGLAHLRHVAPLRAWESIRVYSPDLTASDAKRAAVQAADARAETSASIEACVKDADVVMLCTSSGTPVLPRDALTKPALITSISTNAVNAHEIDPAWLPEMDVYCDYRATTPASAGEMKLAAQHGWSPQKVKGDLPSLLAGTCEKPAYERHAFFRSIGLGLEDVAIASELYRHLTDRRGQAQ from the coding sequence ATGATGACCGCCTTGCCACTCGCCGTTGACGAACAGGCTGTCCGCGCCGCGCTGCCCGCGCTCGATGTGCGCCGCGCGCTGAGCGCGATGTTTCGCGCGCTCGCTTCTGCCGGGGCGGTGCAGCCGCCGCAATCGCTGACGCTGTTCCCGAACGGCGCGGGCGACTTCATTACCTATCTCGGTGTGCTCGCCGACGCGAAGGTGTTCGGCGCGAAGCTGTCGCCGTATATCGTGACGGGCGCGAAGCCGGTGATTACCGCGTGGACGGCGCTGATGTCGATGGAAACGGGTCAGCCGCTGATGTGGTGCGACGCCGCTCTGCTCACCACCGAGCGCACGGCAGGCACCACGGCGCTCGCCGTCGACCAGCTCGCGCCCGCCGATGCGAAGCGGCTTTCGATCATCGGCGCGGGCGCTGTCGGCCTCGCGCATCTGCGGCATGTCGCGCCGCTGCGCGCGTGGGAATCGATTCGCGTGTATTCGCCCGATCTCACCGCCAGCGACGCAAAGCGCGCCGCCGTCCAGGCCGCCGACGCGCGCGCCGAAACGAGCGCAAGCATCGAGGCGTGCGTGAAGGACGCGGACGTGGTGATGCTGTGCACGTCGTCGGGCACGCCCGTGCTGCCGCGCGACGCGCTGACGAAACCCGCGCTCATCACGTCGATCAGCACGAATGCCGTGAACGCGCACGAAATCGATCCGGCGTGGCTGCCGGAGATGGATGTCTACTGCGACTACCGCGCGACCACGCCCGCGAGCGCCGGCGAGATGAAGCTCGCCGCGCAGCACGGCTGGTCGCCGCAGAAAGTGAAGGGCGATCTGCCGTCGCTGCTGGCGGGCACGTGCGAGAAGCCAGCGTACGAGCGGCACGCGTTCTTCCGCTCGATCGGCCTGGGCCTCGAAGACGTCGCGATCGCGAGCGAGCTGTACCGGCATCTGACGGATCGTAGAGGCCAGGCACAATAG
- a CDS encoding DUF1653 domain-containing protein, whose translation MTVRYRHYKGGIYEFICEATLESDPGVTMIVYRADNGTIWTRPSSVFFEMIEHDGQTVPRFAPIN comes from the coding sequence GTGACCGTACGCTATCGACACTACAAAGGCGGCATTTACGAATTCATCTGCGAGGCGACGCTCGAATCGGACCCGGGCGTCACGATGATCGTCTATCGCGCCGACAACGGCACCATCTGGACGCGGCCGTCGTCGGTCTTCTTCGAGATGATCGAGCACGATGGTCAGACCGTGCCGCGATTTGCTCCCATCAACTAG
- a CDS encoding VIT1/CCC1 transporter family protein, translated as MASRHELKRYRTNLADELDSAALYETLSRVEKDPQRRTLFTQLASAERVHANLWANKLHANGARVPPHRYSLKTHLMRGLIHTLGPKFVLPSLAAAEYADRDKYANQPDAAQLSKDEQHHAALMQQIVADVKGPQTSPSKGAQIAAAESWHRNVTSGNDLRAAVLGANDGLVSNFCLIMGVAGAGTGNKAILLTALAGLIAGACSMALGEWLSVTNARELARTQIAKEADEIEHTPEAEQHELALIFQSKGIDADEAKRVAEQLMRDKQKALDTLTREELGLDPSELGGNPWTAAGVSFCLFSLGAIFPAMPFLWTHGTAAIVQCVALSAFGLAAVGVFTSLFNGRGAAFSASRQIVIGLIAAAFTFGVGRILGVSIS; from the coding sequence ATGGCCTCCCGGCACGAACTCAAACGCTATCGCACGAACCTCGCCGACGAACTCGACAGCGCCGCGCTGTACGAAACGCTGTCGCGCGTCGAAAAAGATCCGCAGCGCCGCACGCTGTTCACGCAGCTCGCGAGCGCGGAGCGCGTGCACGCGAACCTCTGGGCCAACAAGCTGCACGCGAACGGCGCGCGCGTGCCGCCGCACCGCTACAGCCTCAAGACACATCTGATGCGCGGCCTGATTCATACGCTCGGGCCGAAGTTCGTGCTGCCGTCGCTGGCCGCCGCCGAATATGCAGACCGCGACAAGTACGCGAACCAGCCCGACGCCGCGCAGCTGTCGAAGGACGAGCAGCATCACGCCGCCCTGATGCAGCAGATCGTCGCCGATGTCAAAGGGCCGCAGACATCGCCCTCGAAAGGCGCGCAGATCGCAGCCGCCGAGTCGTGGCATCGCAACGTGACGTCGGGCAACGATCTGCGCGCGGCCGTGCTCGGCGCGAACGACGGTCTGGTGTCGAACTTCTGCCTGATCATGGGCGTCGCGGGTGCGGGCACAGGAAACAAGGCGATCCTGCTGACGGCGCTGGCCGGGCTGATTGCGGGCGCGTGCTCGATGGCGCTCGGCGAGTGGCTGTCGGTGACGAATGCGCGCGAACTGGCGCGCACCCAGATCGCGAAAGAAGCCGACGAAATCGAACACACGCCCGAAGCCGAACAGCATGAACTGGCGCTGATCTTCCAGTCGAAAGGCATCGATGCCGACGAGGCGAAGCGCGTCGCCGAACAGCTGATGCGTGACAAGCAGAAAGCCCTCGACACGCTGACGCGCGAAGAACTCGGTCTCGATCCTTCGGAACTGGGCGGCAATCCGTGGACGGCGGCGGGCGTGTCGTTCTGCCTGTTCTCGCTGGGCGCGATTTTTCCGGCGATGCCCTTTCTGTGGACGCACGGCACGGCGGCAATCGTGCAGTGCGTCGCGTTGAGCGCGTTCGGGCTGGCGGCCGTCGGCGTCTTCACGTCGCTCTTCAACGGACGCGGCGCCGCGTTCTCGGCCTCCCGTCAGATCGTGATCGGGTTGATCGCGGCCGCCTTCACGTTCGGCGTCGGGCGGATTCTGGGCGTATCCATTTCGTGA
- a CDS encoding helix-turn-helix transcriptional regulator gives MRKKNASPVKDLLLTRYAPIADGIAALFFPYAEVVIHDLHDQTVLYLANNLSKREIGDDSALEETEHSARERVIGPYEKLNWDGRRMRCVSNVLFDDNGQPAGMLCINFNIAVFDDVRSTLDLFIKGAGVVAQPEELFRDDWQERINTFLHGWLRERQIGLNGLTREHRRELVEALYAEGAFRGKSSANYVANVLGMGRATVYKHLKQMKEGAS, from the coding sequence ATGCGCAAGAAGAATGCTTCCCCCGTCAAGGATCTGCTGCTGACCCGCTATGCGCCCATCGCGGACGGCATCGCTGCACTGTTCTTCCCCTATGCAGAGGTCGTGATTCACGACCTGCATGATCAGACCGTGCTGTATCTGGCGAACAATCTGTCGAAGCGGGAAATCGGCGATGATTCCGCGCTGGAAGAGACTGAGCATTCGGCGCGGGAGCGCGTGATCGGCCCGTACGAGAAGCTCAACTGGGACGGCCGCCGGATGCGCTGCGTCAGCAACGTGCTGTTCGACGACAACGGCCAGCCGGCGGGCATGCTGTGCATCAATTTCAACATCGCCGTGTTCGACGACGTGCGCTCGACGCTCGATCTGTTCATCAAGGGCGCGGGCGTCGTCGCGCAGCCGGAAGAGCTGTTCCGCGACGACTGGCAGGAGCGCATCAACACGTTCCTGCACGGCTGGCTGCGCGAACGGCAGATCGGTCTGAACGGACTCACGCGCGAGCATCGGCGCGAACTGGTCGAGGCGCTCTACGCGGAAGGCGCGTTTCGCGGCAAGAGTTCGGCGAACTATGTCGCGAACGTACTTGGCATGGGGCGTGCAACAGTCTATAAGCACCTGAAGCAGATGAAAGAGGGCGCAAGCTGA
- a CDS encoding 2Fe-2S iron-sulfur cluster-binding protein — translation MSSEEPSRSVPLPESNEERTFTVRVEPLGRTFDAPESLTVLEAAGFANLHLPRMCRNGTCRTCLCRLESGSVRYTIEWPGVSAEEKAQGYILPCVAVAQSDLVLDAPDAAELPPAPTTPPVRRF, via the coding sequence ATGTCCAGCGAAGAACCGTCCCGCAGCGTGCCGCTGCCTGAATCGAATGAAGAGCGAACCTTCACGGTGCGCGTCGAGCCGCTCGGCCGCACCTTCGACGCGCCCGAATCGCTCACCGTTCTCGAAGCCGCGGGTTTCGCGAACCTGCATCTGCCGCGCATGTGCCGCAACGGCACATGCCGGACCTGCCTGTGCAGGCTGGAATCGGGCAGCGTGCGCTACACGATCGAATGGCCGGGCGTCAGCGCCGAAGAAAAGGCACAGGGCTACATTCTGCCGTGCGTGGCCGTCGCGCAGAGCGATCTCGTGCTCGACGCGCCCGACGCCGCCGAGTTGCCACCTGCGCCGACTACGCCGCCCGTCAGGCGGTTCTAG